The DNA region ATCGTCCTCTGGCTCGCGGTCGTCAACACGGCGTTCGCGTTCACCCTCTGGAACCGGACGTTACAGACGCTTACCGCGACGGAATCGAGCGTCATCAACAACACGATGCTCGTGCAGGTGGCGCTCCTCGGCTGGATCTTCCTCGGCGAGTCGCTCACGCTCACGGACGGTCTCGGCATGGCCGCAGTGCTGGCGGGCGCGTTGCTCGTCCAGGTCGCTGGGCGGCGGTAGTATTGGTAACGACGGTAACGGATTCCTTTTACTATTGGTCGTTCATGGCCACGTATGAGCCGCGACTCGCCGGTGACCGACCGCGTTCACGTCGTCCCGCTCGGCTTCGAGTACGCTCGCGTGAAAGAACCGATCCTGCGGTGGAAGGCCGATCGCGTCGTACCGATCGAGTACCGTGACAGCGACCGGGAGATTCCGTTCGTTCGAGCGCTCCTCGAAGAACTCGAGGCAAACGAGCGCATCACAGTCGACCGCCGCTCCTGTGACATCTTCGACCTGTACGACACGCTTGGGACGATTTCGGCAGCGATCGCGGACTACGCCGACGACGACGTCTTCGTCAACCTCTCCGCCGGGAGCAAGATCACCGCCATCGCGGGCATGATCGCCTGCATGGCGACCGGCGCACGGCCGATCTACGCCCGGCCGTCGTACGGCCCAGAGGCGTCGCGGATCCCCGAGGAACCGCTTCACGAGGAGGTGGCGGAAATATTCGAACTACCAAGGTACCCCATCGAACGACCATCGGACGTTCACGTCGCGTTTCTGGCACACGTCGACGCGGAGACCGCGGAGACGGCCAGCGGGCGCTACCGCGGGGTAAGCAAGACAGACCTGATCGACTTCGCCCTCGAGTCGGCGTTCCCGTTCGTCGCGCGGTCCGAGGCGACGACGCGGAAGGGCTACTATCGACTGCTGGATCGGCACGTCGTGAATCCCTTGCTGGAGAAGGGGTACTTCGAGGTCGATAAGGTCGGTCGCGAGAAGTACGTCACCCTCACCGAGGACGGACGGAACGTGCTTCGGGCGTTTCGATACGCCGCCGAAGAGGCCTGATCTGCTCCTCGAGGATGCTCGGGGTGGGCGGCGAACTCTCATAAATCATCGAAATCTTCCTCAACCGATCGAAACGCCGCGTCAGCGACTCTCTCGCTCTTCGTGGTCGTCGTCCCGCTCTTTGGACTGCCACCAGGAGATGGCAATCGACGGGAGAAACAGCACGAACCCCACCACCAGCACGAACAGTACGATTCCGACCGTCTCGAGCATCGTTCTCGAGTCACACTACGGTGGGACGTGTTGTACCTCTTGTGTGTGCCAGGCCGACGGCCCTGCCTGGGCTGTGGCCACCGACGTCGCATCAATGCTCGATGTCGATCAGGGCGCTGTGTATCGATCGAAATCACTCGAGGGTGCTGGACATCGCTTGAGGCTACTTGACGTCGACCCCCGATTCACAATTCGCCAGCGCCCACGTAGCTCGAGACCGCCTCGTCGCCACAATCCAGACGCCTTTTTACCCGCCACCCGCAACCTCGAGGCGTGCGCGCGTTCTCCGAAGCCTACCTCCGCCGGACCCGCGAGGGCATGTGGGCCGACTCCCGTGAAGCCCTCTCGAGTCTCGACCTCGCTTCCCGCGAGCGCGTCTTGGACGTGGGCTGTGGCTCGGGCGAACTCACTCGCGTCCTCGCCGAGGAGTGTCCTGGCGAGGTCGTCGGGTGTGACGTCGACCGGTCGTTGCTCGAGTTCGCTCGCGATCCAGTGGACGCAGAAACGTCGGCAGCCCCCGTCGTCCAGGGCGACGCCACTCGCCTCCCATTCGCCGACGACAGCTTTGACCTCGTGCTCTGTCAGGCCCTCCTGATCAACCTGCCCGACCCGGCCGCAGCCGTCCAGGAGTTCGCCCGCGTCTCGAGCGAGGGCGTCGCCGCCGTCGAACCTGACAACGGCGCCGTCACCGTCGAATCCACAGTCCCGCGGGAAGCGACCCTCGAGCGCCGCGCTCGCCGGGCTTACCTCGGCGGCATCGAGACGGACGTGACTCTCGGCGCCGGTGCTCGAGAGGTGTTCGAGTCGGTCGACCTCGAGGACGTCACCACCTCCCGCTACGACCACGACCGTTCGATCGAACCGCCCTACGACGAGCACGCGCTGACGGTCGCCCGCCGAAAGGCGACGGGGGCCGGACTGGCCGACGATCGGGCGACGATGCTCGAGAGCGACCTTACGGACGAAGGCTACGACGACCTGCGGCGAGCCTGGCGCGAGATGGGGCGGGACGTGATCGAACAGATGCAAGCGAGCACCTACGAGCGGACGGAGACGGTGCCCTTTTACGTGACGTCCGGACGGGTATCGAGCCTCGAGTGAAGTAGATCGCTCACTTACATCGAGTCCCCCACACGTTGGGAACCACCGACTATTCGGTAATTCACGATCCCTGGTATCACGACTTGAGATAGGTCAGTATCAGTCTCGTTAAGTCGGTTCGGCTACTGGCTATGGTACGTAATGTACCCACGACTAAAGTCATGGGCTTTCCCCCGTGAGGGGTTTCGGCCCACGACTCGGCAACTCGCAGGCGGATTACACGCCAGCAGTTCCCCGTGTGGAATTACTCTATTCCACGGACGGGTACTCCCGAGCGGGGGTTTGTGTCCCACTGGGGTACAGGGGTATGGAAGCCCACTCTCCAGCGCGGAGGCACTGACCCACACCGCTTTAATTCCCGGTGGACTCGAACGCGGCTGTTTCGCGGGCGGTGAAATCCGCCTCGGAGGGACAGCGGCATCGTCCCCGAGTTTCGGCACATCGCCGGGACGGTCTGTCCGGGGCCGCATTACACCGGCCCGTACTGGCAGACACGTTCGGCCCACCAGAACTACCATGCAAGACACACCCACGAACGATAATGGTACCGAAACCAACCAGCCACCGCGCGGTGGCTGGCGGCGCGACCGACGCGCTCCTCCCACGACTTCACCCGTGGGTTTCCGCGCTGTTCAGTATATGAATCGAGCCGCCGAACGACCGCGCAAATCGAGACGAGGGCAGCGATGAGCAAGGACCAGATCGACGTCCGTGGGGCACAGGAACACAACCTCAAGGATGTCGACGTCTCGATTCCGCGTGAATCGTTCACCGTCGTCACCGGACTCTCCGGATCCGGAAAGTCCTCCCTCGCGTTCGACACGGTCTATGCCGAAGGTCAGCGCCGCTACATCGAGAGTCTCTCGGCGTACGCCCGCAACTTCCTCGGACAGATGGACAAGCCCCAGGTCGAGACCGTCGAAGGGCTCTCGCCCGCCATCTCCATCGACCAGAAGAACGCGGCGAACAATCCCCGGTCGACCGTCGGGACCGTCACTGAGTTACACGACTACCTCCGTCTGCTCTACGCCCGCGTCGGCACGCAGTACGATCCGATCACGGGCGAGGAAGTCGGCACCCAGAGCGCCCAGGACATGGTCCAGCAGGTAATGGCCCTGCCGGAGGGCACCCGCGCGAAGATCGCCGCCCCGATCGTCCGTGACCAGAAGGGGGCCTTCGAGGACCTGTTCGAGGAACTGCTGACCGAGGGGTACTCTCGAGTCGAAGTCGACGGCGAGGAAGTCGACCTCGCGACCGAGAAACCCGACCTCGACAAGAACTACGACCACACCATCGACGTGATCGTCGACCGCGTGAAGATCAGCGAGGAGGCCCGTCCCCGGATCACCGACAGCGTCGAGACGGCCCTCGAGGAGGCCGACGGCGTCCTCAAACTCATCATCCCCGACCCGAGCGACGAGATCGACCTGGGGTCGAATACCCGCTCGACAGGAGACCTTGCTGGTGAGGGCGACCACCGCCTGACCGTCGAGTTCTCGACGGCGCTGGGCAATCCGAACAGCGATTTCCAGTTCAGCGAAATCGAGACCCGTAGCTTCTCGTTCAACAGCCCGCACGGTGCCTGTCCCGAGTGTGAGGGGCTGGGCAAGACCAAGGAGGTCGACGAGGATCTAGTGATCCAGGACCCCTCGAAGTCGCTCAAACACGTCTTCGAACCCTGGAGCTACAACCGCTCGTACTATCAGACGCGACTCGACTCGGTGGCCGAGCACTTCGACGTGAGCCTCGAGACGCCGTGGGAAGAACTCGATGCGAGTATCCAGGACCAGTTCCTCTACGGCACGAACCGCCAGGTGGTCTTCAAACGCCGCACCAAAAACGGCATCCGGCGCAAGACCAAGCGCTTCGAGGGCGTCATCCCCAATCTCGACCGGCGCTACCTCGAGACCGACTCCGACGGCACGCGCGATCACATCGAGAAGTACATGGCCGTCACGGAGTGTCCGGCCTGCGACGGCTCTCGGCTCAAGGAACAGTCTCGCCACGTTCGCGTCGGCGGGACCTCGATCGACGAGGTCAACCGCCTGTCCATCGGCGACGCCCTCGAGCACTTCGAGGGGCTCGAAGCCGAGTTGTCGGGTCGCGACCTCACCATCGCCGAGGAGATCCTCAAGGAGATTCGCGCCCGCCTGGGCTTCATGTGCGAGGTCGGCCTCGAGTATCTCACCCTCGACCGGGAGGCCTCGACGCTTTCGGGCGGCGAGAGCCAGCGCATCCGACTGGCGACGCAGGTCGGTTCCGGCCTCGTCGGCGTCCTCTACGTCCTCGACGAGCCCTCCATCGGGCTCCACCAGCGCGACAACGACCGCTTGCTCGACACGCTCTGTGAGCTTCGAGACATCGGCAATACGCTGCTCGTCGTCGAACACGACGAGGAGACGATGCGTCGGGCCGATCAGGTCATCGACATGGGCCCCGGGCCCGGGAAACGCGGCGGCGAGGTCGTCGTCAACGGACCGCTCGAGGAGGTCAAGGCCTGCGAGGAGTCGATCACTGGCGACTATCTTTCCGGGCGGAAGGGCATTCCCGTCCCCGAAGAGCGCCGCGAGCCACAGGGCGCGCTGACGATCCACGGGGCCCGCCAGCACAACCTGGACGACGTGGACGTGGACATCCCGATGGGGTGTTTCACGGCGATCACGGGCGTCTCGGGCTCTGGAAAGTCGACCCTGATGCACAAGGTGCTCTACAAGGCCCTGGCACGGGAGATGAACGACAACACCTCCGTAATTCCGGGCGATCACGACGCCATCGAGGGGATCGACCAGATCGAAACCGTTCGACTGATCGACCAGTCGCCCATCGGGCGCACCCCGCGCTCGAACCCGGCGACCTACACCGGCGTCTTCGACTACATCCGAGAGCTGTTCGCCCAGACCAAACTCGCCAAACAGCGCGGCTACGAGAAGGGACGGTTCTCCTTCAACGTCAAGGAGGGCCGCTGTGCGGAGTGTGGTGGGCAGGGAACGGTAAAGATCGAGATGAACTTCCTCTCGGACGTCTACGTCCCCTGCGAGGCCTGTGGCGGCGCTCGGTACAACGACGCCACCCTCGACGTCACCTACAAGGACGCGACCATCGCGGATGTCCTCGAGATGTCCGTCGAGGAGGCTTACGACTTCTTCGAGTCCTCGAGCCAGCTGCGCCGTCGCCTCCAGCTCCTGAAGGACGTCGGCCTCGATTACATGAAACTGGGCCAGCCTTCGACCACGCTCTCGGGCGGGGAGGCCCAGCGGATCAAGCTCGCCGAGGAACTCGGGAAGCGAGACACGGGCAACACGCTCTACTTGCTCGACGAGCCCACGACGGGACTGCACTCGGAAGACGAGCGCAAGCTCATCGACGTGCTCCACCGCCTGACGGACAACGACAACACCGTCGTCGTCATCGAGCACGAACTCGACCTCGTGAAAAACGCTGACCACATCATCGACCTCGGTCCCGAGGGCGGCGAGAACGGCGGTGAGGTCGTTGCGACGGGTACGCCCGAAGCGGTTGCCCGGAGCGAGAACTCCTACACGGGGCTGTACCTGCGGGATTTACTCCCCGGGGTGGACCTCGAGGGCCCGCGCGGCGAGCGCGTCGAGCCGATGACGATGCCGATGGACGACTGACGGCTCGATCCAATTTTCGCGACCGTAGAACGTGTTTCGATTGGTATTCGAGAAGCGTACCGCTCAGGCGATCGTCGCGTACACGAGCAGGCTCACGAGCCCACCGAGGATCGCCGCGCTGAGAAACAGCAACGACGGAGACGACAGCGTCGGCCGTGCTGGCTCCTCGGTTCCCTTCCTCCGCAGTTCTAGCACGTCTGCGACCGTGTACACGCTCACCGCACCCAGGAAGAGCGCGATTGCGCCGAACACGCTCGCGTCGTACCGCGCGCGGACGAACGGCCGGTCGAGGGTGTGGTGAAAGGCGAACAGGTCGGCCCACGAAGTATAGTGGAACGTCTCGAGCGGGGCCTGATACACCGGCGTGACGTGGTAGATGTCCGGACCCAGCCCCCAGATGCCGCCGACGACGACCAGCCACAGCGGCCACCGACCGTCGAGGTCGTACCGGGCCGCCAGCGGCGCTGCCACCAGGAGGACGAGCGAGGCGCCGACGAGGAAGTGAGCGATCGCGGGAGCCATCTCGAGGCGTGACTGTGTGGTCGTCGGTGGTAAGTACGAGCGCCGTAACGTAGAGTCATCAGTGGTTTACGGACAGCTATGGTTGGTTACGCGGGCCGTTCTCGGTGTTCGACCGTACTTCCGGCGTCTCGTTGATCTCGAGAGGAATAATGTGGTAATGGCCGGTTATGATCAGTGAACGGCTACGCTGTCAGTAAACGATTCGTCTGCTGATAGGAGACTCCCCTCAAATATCGCCCCTTGCGAGGCGATCGATGAATTCGCGTTGCTGTCGTTCCCGTTGCTCTTCCGTGTCGGCGACGCGTTGTTCGAGTCGGCGTTCGTCGGCCGTTTTTGCTTCCTCGTCTCCGTAGACGAGAATCCCGCCCTGAAGGGCATTTAGTCGTGGGAGGATGTCACATTATCGGTCGACTGTCTCGAGACGCGTGAATTCATAACTCGACCAAAGTAGGTTCGCCAGCGGACTCGACGGAATCGGGCTCGCCAGCGGGACTGTTGCACACGCGGAATTTGTCATGTGACGTACTCGCTAACTGTTCGAGAACGATGCTCTCGATGCTCACACCCGCTTAATACCAGCATACCTTTACCCTTCTGCCGATTTTTCGAGTCCAATGAATCGGATCGCCGTCTTCGGCATTGGCAGTACGAATTTTCGCTCCGTTCTCGGATCGCCGTCTGAAGGATTCCTGGGGGAGGTCACGACCGAACCGACACGACCGTACGAACTCGAGACCCAGACGCTCGAGGCGCTCGAGCGCCTGGCCGCGAACGCGGACGGCGACCTCGACGCGGTCGGCATCGCCACGGCCGGCCTCGTCGACGACGCGGGCACGGTCTTTTCGTTCGACACACCCGGCGGGGAGACCGTTCCGCAGGTACGACTCGCCGAGCGAATCGAGGCGTCGTTTGGCCTCCCTACGGCGGTTGCGAACGACTGCACCGCCTCAGCGCTCGGGGAGTACGCCTTCGGCGCCGGCGCGGACTACCGCACGGTCGCCCACGTCACCTTCGGAACCGGGATCGGCGGCGGGGTCGTCGAAGACGGGCACCTGCTCCGGGGCGAGCACGGTCACGCCGGCGAGGTCGGCCTGCTACCGATCGTCGCGGACGGGGACCTCGAGAGCTGCGGCGTGCGCGGGGCGTGGGAGGCGTACTGCTCCGGGCGAGGAATCGCGCAGTACGTTCGCTCCCTGCTCGCCGAGGAGTCCCGGGAGACGACGCTCGATCACGAGACCGTGACCGCTGAGGCGGTGTTCGAGGCCGTCGACGCCGGCGATCAGGTTGCCGAGGACTACCTCGAGCGAATCGGCCGGTTGAACGCCGCGGGCCTCGGCGGGGTCTGTAACGCCCACGACCCGGGGCTGGTGACGGTGGGTGGCGGGGTCGCACTGAACAACGCCGAAGTCCTCCTCGAGGCCATCGAGGCTCACCTCGACGACTATCTGTTCGTCGAACGCCCGACGCTCGAGGTGACGCCACTCGGGGACTTCATCGGCCTGTACGGGGCGATGGCTCTCGCCGAGGGAAAATCTGTGCACTGAGCCCGGAGAAGAAATTCTCGCTCGTAGCAAACAATGGTTAAGCCGTGTGGTGAGATACCATCCAACATGGCACAACGCGAGATTCAGCCTGAGCTGTCCGTCGACAAATACACGCTCGGCCTCGTCGGACCCGATCAGGAATGGGCAGGAACCGTCGCTGACGGCGGCACCGTTACGACGCACACGCCGCCAGCGTGCTGGGGACCGATGATCACTCCCTCGTTTCGAGGGGGGCACGAAGTCACCCGACCAATTCGTGTCGAGAACGCGGAAATCGGCGACGCCATCGCGATCAAAATCCGTGACATTGAGGTGACGAGCGTCGCGACCAGCACTGGCAGCATGGTCGAGCGCGCGGACGCCTTTGGAGATGATCCGTTCGTTGATCACCGGTGTCCCGAATGCGGGACCGACTGGCCGGACAGCGTCGTTGAGGGTACCGGCGAGGAGTCGATCCGTTGTGCGGAGTGTGGAGCTAACGCTTCGGCGTTCGGGTTCGAGTTCGGGTACACCGTCGCCTTCGACGACGATCGGCAGGTCGGCCTCACGATGGACGCCGAAGCCGCCGACGAACTCGCCGACCGCGCCGAAGCGGCAATGGCACTTCCCGAGCACTCCCGCCAGCACCCTATCGTGCTGTACAAGCCATCGGAGATACCGGGAACGCTCGGTCACCTTCGGCCGTTTCTCGGTAACATTGGGACAACGCCGCCGATCGAAATGCCAGACTCACACAACGCCGGCGACTTCGGGCAGTTCCTCATTGGTGCTGACCACGATTGGGGCCTCGAGACCGAAGCCGACCTCGAACAGCGTACCGACGGCCACATGGACGTCAACGCGGTACGGGAGGGGGCCGTCCTCGTCTGTCCGGTGAAAGTCGACGGCGGCGGCATCTACGTCGGCGACATGCACGCCAATCAGGGCGACGGCGAACTCTCCTTACACACCACGGACGTCAGCGGGCGTACGACGTTCGACGTCGAGGTCATCGAAGGCCTTGAGCTCGCGGGGCCGCTCCTGTTGCCCAACGAGTCTGATCTGCCTCACATCAGCAAGCCCTTCACCGATGCCGAACTCGAACGAGGACGGGACCTCGGCGTCGAGTACGGCGTAGAGCCCGTCGAGGACGTCGGCCCGATCCAGATCATCGGTTCTGGGGCGACGATCAACGACGCGACCGAGAACGCGTTCGCACGGGCTAGCGACCTCCTCGAGATGTCCGAGGGCGAGGTCCGAGCGCGCTGTACGTTCACCGGCGGCGTCGAAATCGGCCGTCTCCCGGGCGTCGTACAGCTTACCATGCTCGCCCCGATGGATCGCCTCGAGGCGCGAGGGATCGCCGAGGTCGTCCGCGAGCAGTACGACCTCTGAGCGTTCGGAAACTCGGCAGGAGACGTATGGAACGTATGCGTCGTCAACAACCCCGCGCACGGTGGCGCGGGGCTTGTCAGTGTTCTCAGCCTCTACCTCGCTATGGAGTACGGGATGAACCCCCGGTTCGGCGTCACTGTCCCTGACTTGAGGGCAAGTTGACTGTTGCCCGTCCGCCGTGAGTCGTTGAGCCCACGACGGACAAACCGCCACCCGATGTTTTTCGCCGCATTATAATCCGCGTGAAGTGTTTTCTCGCACTTCACACACTCGAAGTGGGATTGCACAGGTCGATTCCCACGGCTCGTGTGGCCACACTCACTACATCTCTGACTCGTGTATGCCGCATCCACGAACTCGATACGAATCCCGCGTGCTTCGGCTTTGTACGTCACGAACTGGATGAGTTTTCGGTGCGCCCACTGGTGGAGCTTCTTTGCGTTCGGCATCCGGTCGCGGATGTACGACAAGTCCTCGAACACGATGTGAGAACATT from Natronosalvus rutilus includes:
- the uvrA gene encoding excinuclease ABC subunit UvrA; protein product: MSKDQIDVRGAQEHNLKDVDVSIPRESFTVVTGLSGSGKSSLAFDTVYAEGQRRYIESLSAYARNFLGQMDKPQVETVEGLSPAISIDQKNAANNPRSTVGTVTELHDYLRLLYARVGTQYDPITGEEVGTQSAQDMVQQVMALPEGTRAKIAAPIVRDQKGAFEDLFEELLTEGYSRVEVDGEEVDLATEKPDLDKNYDHTIDVIVDRVKISEEARPRITDSVETALEEADGVLKLIIPDPSDEIDLGSNTRSTGDLAGEGDHRLTVEFSTALGNPNSDFQFSEIETRSFSFNSPHGACPECEGLGKTKEVDEDLVIQDPSKSLKHVFEPWSYNRSYYQTRLDSVAEHFDVSLETPWEELDASIQDQFLYGTNRQVVFKRRTKNGIRRKTKRFEGVIPNLDRRYLETDSDGTRDHIEKYMAVTECPACDGSRLKEQSRHVRVGGTSIDEVNRLSIGDALEHFEGLEAELSGRDLTIAEEILKEIRARLGFMCEVGLEYLTLDREASTLSGGESQRIRLATQVGSGLVGVLYVLDEPSIGLHQRDNDRLLDTLCELRDIGNTLLVVEHDEETMRRADQVIDMGPGPGKRGGEVVVNGPLEEVKACEESITGDYLSGRKGIPVPEERREPQGALTIHGARQHNLDDVDVDIPMGCFTAITGVSGSGKSTLMHKVLYKALAREMNDNTSVIPGDHDAIEGIDQIETVRLIDQSPIGRTPRSNPATYTGVFDYIRELFAQTKLAKQRGYEKGRFSFNVKEGRCAECGGQGTVKIEMNFLSDVYVPCEACGGARYNDATLDVTYKDATIADVLEMSVEEAYDFFESSSQLRRRLQLLKDVGLDYMKLGQPSTTLSGGEAQRIKLAEELGKRDTGNTLYLLDEPTTGLHSEDERKLIDVLHRLTDNDNTVVVIEHELDLVKNADHIIDLGPEGGENGGEVVATGTPEAVARSENSYTGLYLRDLLPGVDLEGPRGERVEPMTMPMDD
- a CDS encoding class I SAM-dependent methyltransferase; its protein translation is MRAFSEAYLRRTREGMWADSREALSSLDLASRERVLDVGCGSGELTRVLAEECPGEVVGCDVDRSLLEFARDPVDAETSAAPVVQGDATRLPFADDSFDLVLCQALLINLPDPAAAVQEFARVSSEGVAAVEPDNGAVTVESTVPREATLERRARRAYLGGIETDVTLGAGAREVFESVDLEDVTTSRYDHDRSIEPPYDEHALTVARRKATGAGLADDRATMLESDLTDEGYDDLRRAWREMGRDVIEQMQASTYERTETVPFYVTSGRVSSLE
- a CDS encoding DUF6293 family protein; protein product: MSRDSPVTDRVHVVPLGFEYARVKEPILRWKADRVVPIEYRDSDREIPFVRALLEELEANERITVDRRSCDIFDLYDTLGTISAAIADYADDDVFVNLSAGSKITAIAGMIACMATGARPIYARPSYGPEASRIPEEPLHEEVAEIFELPRYPIERPSDVHVAFLAHVDAETAETASGRYRGVSKTDLIDFALESAFPFVARSEATTRKGYYRLLDRHVVNPLLEKGYFEVDKVGREKYVTLTEDGRNVLRAFRYAAEEA
- a CDS encoding ROK family protein — encoded protein: MNRIAVFGIGSTNFRSVLGSPSEGFLGEVTTEPTRPYELETQTLEALERLAANADGDLDAVGIATAGLVDDAGTVFSFDTPGGETVPQVRLAERIEASFGLPTAVANDCTASALGEYAFGAGADYRTVAHVTFGTGIGGGVVEDGHLLRGEHGHAGEVGLLPIVADGDLESCGVRGAWEAYCSGRGIAQYVRSLLAEESRETTLDHETVTAEAVFEAVDAGDQVAEDYLERIGRLNAAGLGGVCNAHDPGLVTVGGGVALNNAEVLLEAIEAHLDDYLFVERPTLEVTPLGDFIGLYGAMALAEGKSVH
- a CDS encoding acetamidase/formamidase family protein; its protein translation is MAQREIQPELSVDKYTLGLVGPDQEWAGTVADGGTVTTHTPPACWGPMITPSFRGGHEVTRPIRVENAEIGDAIAIKIRDIEVTSVATSTGSMVERADAFGDDPFVDHRCPECGTDWPDSVVEGTGEESIRCAECGANASAFGFEFGYTVAFDDDRQVGLTMDAEAADELADRAEAAMALPEHSRQHPIVLYKPSEIPGTLGHLRPFLGNIGTTPPIEMPDSHNAGDFGQFLIGADHDWGLETEADLEQRTDGHMDVNAVREGAVLVCPVKVDGGGIYVGDMHANQGDGELSLHTTDVSGRTTFDVEVIEGLELAGPLLLPNESDLPHISKPFTDAELERGRDLGVEYGVEPVEDVGPIQIIGSGATINDATENAFARASDLLEMSEGEVRARCTFTGGVEIGRLPGVVQLTMLAPMDRLEARGIAEVVREQYDL